Within Tenebrio molitor chromosome 3, icTenMoli1.1, whole genome shotgun sequence, the genomic segment GACGAGTGATGCACTGATTATTGTCAACATAGACGACGATATCGTTAAAAGAATTATCAGTTTATCACAGGTGCAAGCTATCGCGAGTGACCACGACCCTACGTATTTGTCTTTCAGGATAACAAAGAAAACCGAAGAGGAGTGTGTGGTGGAGATGGACCCCGCGTGTAGAGCTCGTGTTGCTGACTATGTCAGAAGTACAGCTAGTTTGTTACAACTTCCCGGAGAAGTGACTCACGATCATTCCGAAATGAGTGCAACGCATTTACACGATGACAACGAACAGATTAATTGTTACGTGAATCCCCAAAATAGGAACTATTTTGTTTGTCTGTTGTCATTGGCTAGACATATGAACACTAATTATAGTTTTCCcgtgttataaaattttaaaatgtgaaatcGTTGCATTGCTGTAAAGATTaaagttgtaataattttttatgtgatTGTTACAGGTGTTgaacaaaagaaataattatgcagttgtttattatttaggAAATTTACACCTCTGAGGTTGGAGGCAGAGAGCCTACAAAGAGCCCTTAGTTTAGTTTTACCACctttacaacaaaaattacgaTTTGAAAACATGGAAGTTGCTAAAAGCAGTGAAGCAGTGTCTTCACTGTATTCAAACGTTTAAAGTAATACATAACGATTTTACTTCTTTAAATATTGGTTATGAAAATAACAACTTGCTCTTGTACGGTATTTTTTTTCTGGTTTGTATTCGCACAATGCACATTGTCAATATTTTGTGattatacaatatttttactttactttaaatatccgttatgaaaataattaataacaccTCTTCTACTCTATTCGTTGTGTATAATCACAAGACTTTGTGATTTacgtatttgtttttattctgTTCTACAAATTTGTTTGTAGATATTCAAGATTTTTAGAAAAACGAGGAAAATGCTTAAAGAAAAAACCTTTACATTTTTGCGGAGGTTCTGAGAAATGCAGATTTTACACTCCATCTTGCAGTGCTAGTAATTTATCATATTTACACTAAGGCTAAACTAATTTGTTGTTATTATATGGGTTTACTTATACATAGAATTGCTTACCCAGTAGTCCAGTCAGAATATTATTTGCAGTAAACATAATCATCCGTCCTCGATACTTCTTATCCCGATAAATTGTCCTACCAAGACAATAAATGACTAATAGTCCAACTATTTTTTGGAAACAagtaatttgaagaaaatctaATGATAAATTATACCTAATGTCCCCTAAAAAATGGTCCCTTCAAAAACTTATACCGGTGGTGTAGGTCACCAGTGTTTAGTAGGGGAAGTCGGGAACGAAGACCACATGGTTGGTTTAACAAAACTGATTTATTTACACCATAATAACGGGTTTTATTTTCAGCGGTTAAGTAAACTGGTTTCAAGCGAGCGCATTTTTTATGCTAGTGGtcctaattaaattaaattttatgccCAGGATTCGATTCGAGAAAAAGTATAATTCGCATCAAGGTTATCACCTTATTTTGGAAAGAACTGGTTCAAATTAGAGcttagaataaaaattataataatatctTTAGAACTATCggtcacatttttattttgtagacaAATAGCGACGATTGCCGTagttaaatttttgtgaaattctagttttattttcattcggcgtattaaatgaaaaacaaaaacaaatgtatTTGTTGAATGTAGTAAGTATATAAATGGGGTTCCTTTAAAGagagtgcaaaattttaagaaCTTTCGAATTTCCTAAAACGATTGGTTACGTACGTATGGTTAATGCGTTCCCTAATGTATTTAAAGAATAGTGGAACTATTATCTCGTGGTACTTACTGTATAAGGGCTTAAATTAGCACTAATGAGTAACCATTTgttctattaaattttacctacTTATCATCCCTTCCACATGTTGCTTGCGCCTTCTCTAATAAGtaaactttaatttttaccAGAACTTCTGTTTTCTGTTAATCGTCCTGTAGTGCAGATGTGCGGGTTCGATTATTATCGGTTTTActgaaaaataatgaaacgTTTTGAGTGACTGGTTTTGAAAATAGTAAAACCGCGGGCGGATTGTAATCTATCACGATGCAACCAGAACCAAAGCCGGGACTTAATTCGTGTAGGGTTGGTACTTGCTCTGAAACTAAAGATTGTATTCATTGCAAAATGGCGAATGTTCGTGACAGTGATACGTCTTTGTGGTTACACAATAAActcggaatttcaaatgattccTGGACGGGCGGCTCGATATGTTCACAATTGAATGCAGAAGTGTTGAGAAACATCAAAGACTGCTTTCCCGATCTTCAGACTCAAGTGAAATTGAAACtattattaagtttttttcACATCCCGCGCAGGAATCTCGAAGAAGTATGTTTACATAATAAAACTTGTTGTTGTAACAAATTTCCGTTAATAATACCCcgatttgaaataaaatagcatCCTACTGACACTAACTCGAACTTACCTCGTTTGAGGTTATGCTACATTTTGCTCACCTTGCATTCTTTCAGTGGAAACTAGAACTAGAACAAATTCTAGACGTTGCCGTGGCCGATTCAGAATTGTGGGTTTCGATGTTGGCTGAAGCTTTAAAAACGTATCCGACCACGGGATCGCTAAATACGGAAATATCAGATCTAGATGAAGTGAGACCTATATTCACAGATTTGGTATCGGATCTCCGCAAACTTGTTCGCAAACAAGCTGAGAATATTATGTTGCCAATGGAGTGTCATTATTTGAATAAGTCTGCCCTAGTTTCAGTTGTAAGTTATGACAGacataaaaatgtcatttgggtaattaatttatgttagGTTGGCCATAAACCTGAGCCTACTAAACACTTCAccataaaaaagaaacaaaaatcagCCATTCTGCGAGCTGATTTGTTACAAAAATCTTCAGACGCAGCCTCTAATCTTAAAAAGTCGTCGGCACCTGTAATTCCGACGAGAGCTCGAGGGATGCCCAAAAAAATGTCTGATACAAGTAATTATAAGttattgttgttttaaattttttgaaccgTTGCTATTCTAGCGCCTTTGAAAGGGATTCCAAGTAAACTACCCACATCTGGGTTTAGGTCAGGAATTCATAACAATAGTATAAATAATAGGCCCCCCTTGGCAAGACTGCCGGCAGGTAGAAAAGAGGGTGGTGTGAAGTTGTTAGATATTGCAGATCAACCTTTAGGGTATGCACAAGcgaaaaagaggaaaaagaTGCAAGgtattgattattttttctattatgtTTGTTCACGgataaaattttccaattcAATAGAAATGGAGGAAGCCAAGAAGAACACCGAAAGTGCAGCTCTACAGAGTCCCCCGCCTGTCACAGGAACTACTCCAGACTATGCTGCTGGCTTAAGTTCAACTCCTGCATATGCCCCACCTACCCCACAACCTATACTCACACCAACCAGTGAGTGTACatcaaatatttgttgtttgttaatttggcatttgtttgtttacttccaatttattttgtttaaccAACTTAAACAATGTCCTTTTTGAGTCTAATTTATAAGATTACGGATATTGGAATTCTTAGTTGTTAACCGAGTTGcgttttattattcttttttaattgctgTCGGTGTCACGTACTCTTAAACTTTTATTCCAACAGCGTCTTCCATTTTGACAGTTACTCAGGCGACTCCGACGGTTGTCTCGACAGCTACCACAACCCAAGTCACAACTCCTACAACGGTAAAACTGGCAACAGCGGTAACAACACAGTTGACAGCAGTGGCAGCAATGCGTCCCGTACCTCCCCTGTTGGCGACAACGCCGACAGGTCAGCGTACGATTTTAACGGACCAATCTGTGAAGACCATCGGACAAGTGTCCAACATAGCGATAGCGCAGAGAACTGCACAACCGACTCCTACCGTAACTCACATCAGAATACAACCGCAGACCACCTCGAACGCGTTACAGAGAAGAGGTCTCGCGTTAACCGTGAGTCGACGCAAAATTCCGTAAATCGCTTTGCTAAGTTTTGTTTGCAGAGGGAACAAATGTTGGAAGCTCAGGATATGTTCCGTACCGCGAACAAAGTGACGAGACCCGAGAAGGCGTTGATTTTAGGATTCATGGCAGGATCAAGGGATAATCCCTGTCCCCATTTAGGAAATATAGTCACTATAAAGTTGTCAGAAGATCAAGAAAATGTCTTGCAGCCTGACGACACTTATCTGACGATGATGGCGGAAACGCATTTCCAGATGAATTACAATAATGGAGAGTGGAAGAGGATTAAGAAGTACAAACATATTGAAAATGTTGTTGAACAACTGCCTCAGAATGCTCCCACTCCCACTGTCATAGGTAATTAAGTGCTAACGTGAGATTGTTATGTATTAAGTAAGTAtattaattctaatttttattatgtattcaTTCACGagaagtaaatatttatttacagtTTGTATATTATAAAATCGAATTGACTTTTTGTCCGCTTGTTATGAACCGAACGTTGAGTTtgttgtacatattttttgtatatATTGTATATAGTATAGAAAATAAACCACTAAACACAAATACACACTTGTTATTTTAATGTCAgttctataaaaaaatattctgattTACTGTTCACTGTTCAGTTAAGATTGCTGAATAAAGCTcggaaataaattcaaaaggTCAGGATGTTACACGGCACTCCATTAACTTTAACCTGAAAactataataaatttaacttaatATATGTGATCCATTTCACGTTCCCATTACTAAAACTATGCATAAATAAGACAAGTCACTTCACATGCGAAGTGACTCTCGTCCCATTGGATCAGCTCGACACATTTGAAAACACTGGTGTCCCATGTGACTGCCAACGGAGTGAACACGTAATTACGTTCGTCTAGCGGTGCCCCCAACTTTCGTCCATTAGCGTGTAGATGAGAGAATTTAAAGGGGAATGAGTTTGCGAAACATTATGTACAAGTCGTGCCGTTTTTTCCGGAAATTATTTACGAAAGCACGAACATGAAGTGCgaacaattaaaaatgccGCTGCCTCTTGAGACGATGGCGGTGAGTTTAGACTTACAAACTGTCACTTGGGGGTAGTTGACGCAGGGCAGGTGTAAATTGTCACATTTTATCGTCCACAAATGggacataatttttaataattgcagCGATATTATGAGTCCGACAAGTCGTTATCGTTAGAATTTAAAGAATGGTCGATGGGTCTGGTAAGCGGGTTGTGATGAAAAGAAAGATTCGACGGTTGATGAAAGATGTTGATTATTTTGGCGtcagcaaaaaattttggtaGTGTgatgtgatttaaaaaatgttcaaaatgaacAACTCGTCGAACGATGTAAAGGAACTCAACAAATATAAAGAAGGTACCTCCTCCAAAGCAGTCTGCAATATCAGCATAGGTGATGATTGATGAAAATTGAGCATATCAAAAGGGTGGGGCTGGGGGATGTTTTCCATAAACTCTAATTCACTCCGCATGGAGGTCGTCTGCTGGCGAATACACGAGGGTACCCGAATAAGGGACTCTTGGGGATTCCAGCAGAGGCCTTTGGGTTTGGCGAACCCACGGATACCCGAGCTAGCGCACCAGTGTTGAGTCGATGATGACTCAAACTGGGTGGATTTAGGTCCCATCTATCGACTTACTGGTATATACCACGATTGGGTGGGAACTCGTGGTACTGGACATAGACAAATGCCTAAGAACGTCGGGATGTTTAGCTAGAAGCTGATTAGCGTAGTACGTAATTGAATTCGATATTTTATATCCCTTCAGGATACGATGCCCATCATAATGGTCGTTAGTTTCAGATGGGGCTGAAGGAAATAAAACGAAAACCAGGTTCTAAGCGAGTTGAAGCGGTCtagaaaaaaaactttttttttttttaaatttggaccTGTTTCTTTGGGAAACCATCGAAACCATGCACAGTTAGTGAAGAATGGtgcatgaaaatatctctCTCAAAAGTGAAAACTATAGTTTACGGCGTCATAAAAGTGAGATGTTTTTGGACCACCGACAACACTTCATCTCACTGCTCAACAAATAAGACATTTTTTGGATATCTCGGACGTAATAACATACAGAGTGAAATCGAAATAGGTACATCACAATATTAAAACACTAGGATCTTGagacaaattgtaaaaattacgtgcATTCAGTTTTGCGCCATACAGCCTGTAATCaaaatacactgaaatatttaaatacgTAAGTACTGAATACATACTCCCAcatcaatgaaaaaatatgcgttttttgaaaaacgtaaGGATACGTGAACAAATGGCGTGGCAATTTCCTAGTTGAAATCACAAAAGCAATAGTAAAGAAAAATCGAACTCTCGCTTTTTACACGCTTCATGCACTTTTTGTATGACAAAAAAGCATCTTTTTTATCGGAGATCGTGGCAGAGATCATTCCCAGATTTTAGAAGCAATCGAAGCAAATTCTGGAACAAGTACACGCGAAGGCTAGCACTCTAGGTACAGGTTTCACTCACACCATGCAGTATGGGGCAACCTTCATCCTTACCACGTACAAAAAGTATAACCCCTGCAACCAGGTGATGACGTGCGCCGACGACAATTTTGTGCTGCAGAATTATgggttattttatttaccaaTGAAGCAGGATTCACTTTGGCCGCCAAGATCTCCAGATTTAAAtccttgtgatttttttattggggCATTTAAAACAGCTGGTCTATAGCCAGCCGATAAATTCTGTAGAAGAACTAACTGAACGAGTCGTGGCACCTAGTGCCCAAATTCGGGAAGATCGGGAAGTTTTTTAAGCACCAAGGACATTTTCAGCATTTACTGTGaataaagcttgtttgacacgatgctgacactgatcgttcattggtcctgatcgagggtctctctcattttctaacaattttctacaaaatttagcatcgtgtcaaacaagcttaaggTGGGGGTAAAACTAAAAGTGCtttgtacggtcggtggacaaataaaactgggacacttaaaatttaatctatgtaaatcaaaccattgaattgtcaatatatcgtatga encodes:
- the Nelf-A gene encoding negative elongation factor A isoform X3 produces the protein MANVRDSDTSLWLHNKLGISNDSWTGGSICSQLNAEVLRNIKDCFPDLQTQVKLKLLLSFFHIPRRNLEEWKLELEQILDVAVADSELWVSMLAEALKTYPTTGSLNTEISDLDEVRPIFTDLVSDLRKLVRKQAENIMLPMECHYLNKSALVSVVGHKPEPTKHFTIKKKQKSAILRADLLQKSSDAASNLKKSSAPVIPTRARGMPKKMSDTTPLKGIPSKLPTSGFRSGIHNNSINNRPPLARLPAGRKEGGVKLLDIADQPLGYAQAKKRKKMQEMEEAKKNTESAALQSPPPVTGTTPDYAAGLSSTPAYAPPTPQPILTPTITQATPTVVSTATTTQVTTPTTVKLATAVTTQLTAVAAMRPVPPLLATTPTGQRTILTDQSVKTIGQVSNIAIAQRTAQPTPTVTHIRIQPQTTSNALQRRGLALTREQMLEAQDMFRTANKVTRPEKALILGFMAGSRDNPCPHLGNIVTIKLSEDQENVLQPDDTYLTMMAETHFQMNYNNGEWKRIKKYKHIENVVEQLPQNAPTPTVIGN
- the Nelf-A gene encoding negative elongation factor A isoform X1, producing MANVRDSDTSLWLHNKLGISNDSWTGGSICSQLNAEVLRNIKDCFPDLQTQVKLKLLLSFFHIPRRNLEEWKLELEQILDVAVADSELWVSMLAEALKTYPTTGSLNTEISDLDEVRPIFTDLVSDLRKLVRKQAENIMLPMECHYLNKSALVSVVGHKPEPTKHFTIKKKQKSAILRADLLQKSSDAASNLKKSSAPVIPTRARGMPKKMSDTTPLKGIPSKLPTSGFRSGIHNNSINNRPPLARLPAGRKEGGVKLLDIADQPLGYAQAKKRKKMQEMEEAKKNTESAALQSPPPVTGTTPDYAAGLSSTPAYAPPTPQPILTPTTSSILTVTQATPTVVSTATTTQVTTPTTVKLATAVTTQLTAVAAMRPVPPLLATTPTGQRTILTDQSVKTIGQVSNIAIAQRTAQPTPTVTHIRIQPQTTSNALQRRGLALTREQMLEAQDMFRTANKVTRPEKALILGFMAGSRDNPCPHLGNIVTIKLSEDQENVLQPDDTYLTMMAETHFQMNYNNGEWKRIKKYKHIENVVEQLPQNAPTPTVIGN
- the Nelf-A gene encoding negative elongation factor A isoform X2 — translated: MANVRDSDTSLWLHNKLGISNDSWTGGSICSQLNAEVLRNIKDCFPDLQTQVKLKLLLSFFHIPRRNLEEWKLELEQILDVAVADSELWVSMLAEALKTYPTTGSLNTEISDLDEVRPIFTDLVSDLRKLVRKQAENIMLPMECHYLNKSALVSVVGHKPEPTKHFTIKKKQKSAILRADLLQKSSDAASNLKKSSAPVIPTRARGMPKKMSDTRIPSKLPTSGFRSGIHNNSINNRPPLARLPAGRKEGGVKLLDIADQPLGYAQAKKRKKMQEMEEAKKNTESAALQSPPPVTGTTPDYAAGLSSTPAYAPPTPQPILTPTTSSILTVTQATPTVVSTATTTQVTTPTTVKLATAVTTQLTAVAAMRPVPPLLATTPTGQRTILTDQSVKTIGQVSNIAIAQRTAQPTPTVTHIRIQPQTTSNALQRRGLALTREQMLEAQDMFRTANKVTRPEKALILGFMAGSRDNPCPHLGNIVTIKLSEDQENVLQPDDTYLTMMAETHFQMNYNNGEWKRIKKYKHIENVVEQLPQNAPTPTVIGN